In Poecile atricapillus isolate bPoeAtr1 chromosome 12, bPoeAtr1.hap1, whole genome shotgun sequence, one DNA window encodes the following:
- the SHROOM4 gene encoding protein Shroom4 isoform X4: MERAEGRPGAPQYVHVQLQGGAPWGFTLRGGLEHGEPLIVSKVEDGGKAALSRRLQPGDELVNISGTPLYGSRQEALILIKGSYRTLKMVVRRRSVPVLRPHSWHVAKLAESRPDVPTMHCPADAFSLSWPSGCDVSTDRSSSIGSMESLDHPSQAYYEGDPSPVDQGMYHSKRDSAYSSFSASSIASDCALSLRPEEAVSIDSSLQGPCKAPDRRYLSTGAEPTASWHPEAWRAPVPPQPPVRRDSLRAAPAGRGDRRQASVSADMLHAKGRWISDTFLCQRDGEAEVVGRRTSAPYPMKDRPSADQYCVLSSHPDRCPAEPLLGESMESDNQPYLDDSMHQVPDATTAGDNPLLSPLKGLMSHRHSAPEQLLASQLRSLQLGTNSGRASPAPSGQCWTLSPLHPEGSRGGATGAAQDPPHCSEPCCCPPPCRCCPELQQACGQDGQGTSPALSTEGPVEEESRGGGRRAGGPPHRSAQMRRRSDRFATSLRNEIQRRKAQLQKSRGPGAPLPGEEPVEETEEPPESSVLPERPPALPECLSPAPSEDSRSTNRSADRGIPTPDPVPAPKGPLSPERVVPTARGRWRWSPENKLQQQHSSSPSELEGYGQGLAARSSPPRSSDEAVLLPFADRRRFFEESSRPAPPRYSKPPAGDPGAFQPPGPEHRDVRRLSVDQPYSPPSPSRPGSAGPYAECCQEQPHCYKPLGRPGDLDYLRGFSYPYGVPLRPEPCRYCGGDLCPPPLPRGRTCRCHPVPWVRCPDCCCPAPHPGREESDAWPPRRAFASEFPQDEWEPPAITRKVSQSISDRLAHAPESPPDLLHRPLRGRAFSESHLNLEPSSPWGREQKDLFRAKLDPPSIPKKKGPPPPRPPPPNWEKYRQRRASQHPPDGAGHGSVFSAAPVPIHSIAKVVRERSQSLTGEQKGQSWGHTARPPAPPGAWPRPEPPRSLRRTPGPDAANTEICRVSGAGEKWTKMKQSWEMEEQPQRLIQNQEQGCASPRGRGECSLSLHCGSGPALTEALKPSSGAVEGVSCQGSWPQSRCMDSKERLWDVAVRDHSLASALAPLASPGTTAEVMGELLVTGEQQAWRKRLQQDWHLEALAQDRQGFEPISPPPRSAASSSSFPVHCGVAVGKAEPLNKVKALPEVVEGSSEDEEEEEVDRELVEKKLQLIDSLSRKLVVLQEAQRGLQEDISANGALGEDVAARLQALCTPGEFDKYRLFVGDLDKVVNLLLSLSGRLARVETALGSLGPHAPAEDKLALREKQRLLVAQLEDAKELKEHVGRREEAVGAMVARYLPAEHLQDYQHFVKMKSALITEQRELEEKIKLGQEQLRCLRESLGQASKDC, translated from the exons ATGGAGCGGGCCGAGGGCCGGCCCGGCGCCCCCCAGTACGTGcatgtgcagctgcaggggggCGCGCCCTGGGGCTTCACGCTGCGCGGCGGGCTAGAGCACGGCGAGCCCCTCATCGTCTCCAAG GTGGAGGATGGGGGCAAGGCTGCACTATCCCGCCGGCTGCAGCCAGGTGATGAGCTGGTGAACATCAGTGGGACGCCGCTGTACGGATCCCGTCAGGAGGCCCTGATCCTCATCAAGGGCTCCTACCGCACTCTGAAGATGGTCGTTCGCAG GAGGAGCGTGCCCGTTCTCCGGCCCCATTCCTGGCACGTGGCCAAACTTGCCGAAAGCCGCCCAGACGTCCCCACCATGCACTGCCCGGCTGATGCCTTCAGCCTCTCGTGGCCATCGGGGTGTGATGTCAG cactGACCGGAGCAGCTCCATCGGGAGCATGGAGAGCCTGGACCATCCCAGCCAGGCCTACTATGAAGGAGACCCCTCACCCGTTGACCAGGGCATGTACCACAGCAAGCGGGACTCAGCCTACAGCTCCTTCTCTGCCAGCTCCATCGCCTCTGACTGCGCCCTCTCTCTCCGTCCTGAAGAGGCCGTGTCCATTGACTCCAGCCTCCAAGGCCCCTGCAAAGCCCCTGACAGGCGCTACCTGAGCACAGGAGCTGAGCCAACTGCCAGCTGGCACCCTGAGGCCTGGCGGGCACctgtgcccccccagccccctgtcAGGAGAGACAGCCTgcgggcagccccagctggcagaggggacaggcgCCAGGCATCGGTGTCAGCGGACATGCTGCATGCCAAAGGCCGGTGGATCTCTGACACCTTCCTCTGCCAGCGGGACGGGGAGGCGGAAGTAGTGGGCAGGAGGACATCGGCACCATACCCCATGAAGGACCGGCCCTCTGCTGACCAGTATTGCGTGCTGAGCTCCCACCCGGACCGATGCCCGGCTGAGCCGCTCCTGGGGGAGAGCATGGAGTCTGACAACCAGCCATACCTGGATGACAGCATGCACCAAGTGCCTGATGCCACGACAGCAGGTGACAACCCATTGCTGTCCCCTCTCAAGGGCCTCATGTCGCACCGTCACAGTGCTCCCGAACAACTGTTGGCCTCCCAGCTCCGCTCCCTCCAGCTGGGCACCAACAGCGGGCGAGCCTCGCCAGCCCCCAGTGGGCAGTGCTGGACCTTGTCCCCACTGCATCCTGAGGGCAGCCGGGGGGGAGCcacaggggctgcccaggaCCCCCCGCACTGCTCAGAGCCTTGCTGCTGCCCACCGCCCTGCCGCTGctgccctgagctgcagcaagCCTGCGGGCAGGATGGCCAGGGGACCAGCCCAGCACTCAGTACTGAGGGGCCAGTGGAGGAGGAGAGCCGGGGAGGGGGCCGGAGGGCTGGGGGTCCTCCCCACCGCTCTGCTCAGATGCGCCGCCGCAGCGACCGCTTTGCCACCAGTCTGCGCAATGAGATCCAGCGGCGCAAGGCCCAGCTGCAGAAGAGCCGGGGCCCTGGGGCACCTCTGCCTGGTGAGGAGCCagtggaggagactgaggagcCCCCTGAGAGCAGTGTACTGCCAGAGCggcctcctgccctgcctgagTGTCTCAGCCCCGCACCGAGTGAGGACAGCAGGAGCACCAACCGCTCTGCAGACCGGGGTATTCCCACCCCTGACCCAGTGCCAGCCCCCAAAGGGCCCCTGTCCCCTGAGCGAGTGGTGCCAACAGCCAGGGGCCGCTGGCGCTGGTCCCCGGAAaacaagctgcagcagcagcactcgTCCAGCCCCAGTGAACTGGAGGGCTAtggccagggcctggcagcCCGCAGCTCCCCACCACGGAGCAGTGACGAAGCTGTCCTGCTGCCCTTCGCTGACCGCCGCCGGTTCTTTGAGGAGAGCAGCCGACCGGCACCACCCCGGTACAGCAAGCCACCAGCAGGTGATCCTGGTGCCTTCCAGCCCCCTGGCCCTGAGCACCGCGATGTGCGCCGCCTCTCTGTGGACCAGCCCTACAGCCCCCCCTCACCCAGCcgccctggctctgctggcccCTATGCTGagtgctgccaggagcagccccactGTTACAAGCCGCTGGGGAGGCCAGGGGACCTGGATTACCTGCGGGGCTTCTCCTACCCCTATGGGGTTCCTCTGCGCCCTGAGCCCTGCCGCTACTGTGGAGGGGACCTGTGCCCACCACCGCTGCCCCGTGGCCGCACCTGCCGCTGTCACCCTGTGCCCTGGGTGCGCTGCCCTGACTGCTGCTGCCCGGCCCCCCATCCTGGGCGAGAGGAGAGTGATGCCTGGCCCCCCAGGAGAGCTTTTGCCTCG GAATTTCCTCAGGATGAGTGGGAACCACCTGCAATAACCAGGAAAGTCAGCCAGTCCATCAG tgaccgCCTGGCTCACGCCCCTGAGAGCCCCCCGGATCTGCTGCACCGCCCACTACGGGGAAGAGCCTTCTCTGAGAGCCACCTCAACCTGGAACCTTCCAGCCCCTGGGGCCGTGAGCAGAAGGACCTTTTCCGTGCCAAGCTCGACCCTCCCAGCATACCCAAAAAGAAGGGCCCCCCACCTCCCCGCCCACCTCCGCCCAACTGGGAGAAGTACAGGCAGCGCCGGGCATCCCAGCACCCTCCAGATGGTGCTGGGCATGGCTCTGTCTTCTCTGCTGCCCCAGTGCCAATCCACAGCATTGCTAAGGTAGTGAGGGAGCGGTCACAGAGCCTCACCGGGGAGCAGAAAGGCCAGTCCTGGGGGCACACTGCTCGTCCACCTGCTCCACCAGGTGCCTGGCCCCGACCTGAGCCACCCAGATCACTCCGCAGGACTCCTGGGCCCGATGCTGCCAACACTGAGATTTGCAG GGTGtcaggagctggggagaagTGGACAAAGATGAAGCAGTCCTGGGAGATGGAGGAGCAGCCCCAAAGGCTCATCCAGAaccaggagcagggctgtgccagtcCCCGTGGCAGGGGTGAGTGCTCCCTGTCCTTGCATTGTGGCTCTGGCCCTGCCCTGACCGAGGCACTCAAGCCCAGTTCTGGGGCAGTGGAAGGGGTgagctgccagggcagctggCCCCAGTCCCGCTGCATGGACTCCAAGGAACGGCTGTGGGACGTGGCTGTCAGGGACCATTCCCTGGCCAGTGCCCTGGCCCCCTTGGCTTCCCCTGGTACCACCGCTGAGGTGATGGGTGAGCTGCTGGTGACAGGGGAGCAACAGGCCTGGCGGAAGCGTCTCCAGCAGGACTGGCACctggaggccctggcacaggacag GCAAGGTTTTGAGCCCATCTCACCACCTCCCAGgagtgctgccagctccagtTCCTTCCCAGTGCACTGTGGTGTTGCAGTGGGCAAAGCTGAGCCACTCAACAAGGTAAAGGCACTGCCGGAGGTAGTGGAGGGGAGCtcggaggatgaggaggaggaggaggtggaccGTGAACTGGTGGAAAAGAAG ctgcagctgatCGACAGCCTGAGCCGCAAGCtggtggtgctgcaggaggcacaacgggggctgcaggaggacaTTAGCGCCAATGGGGCGCTGGGTGAGGATGTGGCTGCCCGCCTGCAAGCCCTCTGCACCCCAGGGGAGTTCGACAAGTACCGCCTCTTCGTGGGTGACCTGGACAAGGTGGTCAacctcctgctctccctctcGGGGCGCCTGGCCCGGGTGGagactgccctgggcagcctggggCCGCATGCCCCTGCTGAGGACAAG CTGGCCCTGCGGGAGAAGCAGCGGCTGctggtggcacagctggaggaTGCCAAAGAGCTGAAGGAGCACGTGGGGCGGCGGGAGGAGGCAGTGGGTGCCATGGTGGCGCGGTACCTGCCCGCCGAGCACCTCCAGGACTACCAGCACTTTGTCAAGATGAAGTCGGCCCTCATTACTGAGCAGCGGGAGCTGGAAGAGAAGATCAAgctgggccaggagcagctcaggtgcCTGCGTGAGAGCCTTGGCCAGGCCTCCAAGGACTGCTAG
- the SHROOM4 gene encoding protein Shroom4 isoform X2, translated as MERAEGRPGAPQYVHVQLQGGAPWGFTLRGGLEHGEPLIVSKVEDGGKAALSRRLQPGDELVNISGTPLYGSRQEALILIKGSYRTLKMVVRRRSVPVLRPHSWHVAKLAESRPDVPTMHCPADAFSLSWPSGCDVSTDRSSSIGSMESLDHPSQAYYEGDPSPVDQGMYHSKRDSAYSSFSASSIASDCALSLRPEEAVSIDSSLQGPCKAPDRRYLSTGAEPTASWHPEAWRAPVPPQPPVRRDSLRAAPAGRGDRRQASVSADMLHAKGRWISDTFLCQRDGEAEVVGRRTSAPYPMKDRPSADQYCVLSSHPDRCPAEPLLGESMESDNQPYLDDSMHQVPDATTAGDNPLLSPLKGLMSHRHSAPEQLLASQLRSLQLGTNSGRASPAPSGQCWTLSPLHPEGSRGGATGAAQDPPHCSEPCCCPPPCRCCPELQQACGQDGQGTSPALSTEGPVEEESRGGGRRAGGPPHRSAQMRRRSDRFATSLRNEIQRRKAQLQKSRGPGAPLPGEEPVEETEEPPESSVLPERPPALPECLSPAPSEDSRSTNRSADRGIPTPDPVPAPKGPLSPERVVPTARGRWRWSPENKLQQQHSSSPSELEGYGQGLAARSSPPRSSDEAVLLPFADRRRFFEESSRPAPPRYSKPPAGDPGAFQPPGPEHRDVRRLSVDQPYSPPSPSRPGSAGPYAECCQEQPHCYKPLGRPGDLDYLRGFSYPYGVPLRPEPCRYCGGDLCPPPLPRGRTCRCHPVPWVRCPDCCCPAPHPGREESDAWPPRRAFASEFPQDEWEPPAITRKVSQSISYPLGFPRLGPFHTCLESTEPEWPPCYRATSTHDLLWDSDRLAHAPESPPDLLHRPLRGRAFSESHLNLEPSSPWGREQKDLFRAKLDPPSIPKKKGPPPPRPPPPNWEKYRQRRASQHPPDGAGHGSVFSAAPVPIHSIAKVVRERSQSLTGEQKGQSWGHTARPPAPPGAWPRPEPPRSLRRTPGPDAANTEICRVSGAGEKWTKMKQSWEMEEQPQRLIQNQEQGCASPRGRGECSLSLHCGSGPALTEALKPSSGAVEGVSCQGSWPQSRCMDSKERLWDVAVRDHSLASALAPLASPGTTAEVMGELLVTGEQQAWRKRLQQDWHLEALAQDRQGFEPISPPPRSAASSSSFPVHCGVAVGKAEPLNKVKALPEVVEGSSEDEEEEEVDRELVEKKLQLIDSLSRKLVVLQEAQRGLQEDISANGALGEDVAARLQALCTPGEFDKYRLFVGDLDKVVNLLLSLSGRLARVETALGSLGPHAPAEDKLALREKQRLLVAQLEDAKELKEHVGRREEAVGAMVARYLPAEHLQDYQHFVKMKSALITEQRELEEKIKLGQEQLRCLRESLGQASKDC; from the exons ATGGAGCGGGCCGAGGGCCGGCCCGGCGCCCCCCAGTACGTGcatgtgcagctgcaggggggCGCGCCCTGGGGCTTCACGCTGCGCGGCGGGCTAGAGCACGGCGAGCCCCTCATCGTCTCCAAG GTGGAGGATGGGGGCAAGGCTGCACTATCCCGCCGGCTGCAGCCAGGTGATGAGCTGGTGAACATCAGTGGGACGCCGCTGTACGGATCCCGTCAGGAGGCCCTGATCCTCATCAAGGGCTCCTACCGCACTCTGAAGATGGTCGTTCGCAG GAGGAGCGTGCCCGTTCTCCGGCCCCATTCCTGGCACGTGGCCAAACTTGCCGAAAGCCGCCCAGACGTCCCCACCATGCACTGCCCGGCTGATGCCTTCAGCCTCTCGTGGCCATCGGGGTGTGATGTCAG cactGACCGGAGCAGCTCCATCGGGAGCATGGAGAGCCTGGACCATCCCAGCCAGGCCTACTATGAAGGAGACCCCTCACCCGTTGACCAGGGCATGTACCACAGCAAGCGGGACTCAGCCTACAGCTCCTTCTCTGCCAGCTCCATCGCCTCTGACTGCGCCCTCTCTCTCCGTCCTGAAGAGGCCGTGTCCATTGACTCCAGCCTCCAAGGCCCCTGCAAAGCCCCTGACAGGCGCTACCTGAGCACAGGAGCTGAGCCAACTGCCAGCTGGCACCCTGAGGCCTGGCGGGCACctgtgcccccccagccccctgtcAGGAGAGACAGCCTgcgggcagccccagctggcagaggggacaggcgCCAGGCATCGGTGTCAGCGGACATGCTGCATGCCAAAGGCCGGTGGATCTCTGACACCTTCCTCTGCCAGCGGGACGGGGAGGCGGAAGTAGTGGGCAGGAGGACATCGGCACCATACCCCATGAAGGACCGGCCCTCTGCTGACCAGTATTGCGTGCTGAGCTCCCACCCGGACCGATGCCCGGCTGAGCCGCTCCTGGGGGAGAGCATGGAGTCTGACAACCAGCCATACCTGGATGACAGCATGCACCAAGTGCCTGATGCCACGACAGCAGGTGACAACCCATTGCTGTCCCCTCTCAAGGGCCTCATGTCGCACCGTCACAGTGCTCCCGAACAACTGTTGGCCTCCCAGCTCCGCTCCCTCCAGCTGGGCACCAACAGCGGGCGAGCCTCGCCAGCCCCCAGTGGGCAGTGCTGGACCTTGTCCCCACTGCATCCTGAGGGCAGCCGGGGGGGAGCcacaggggctgcccaggaCCCCCCGCACTGCTCAGAGCCTTGCTGCTGCCCACCGCCCTGCCGCTGctgccctgagctgcagcaagCCTGCGGGCAGGATGGCCAGGGGACCAGCCCAGCACTCAGTACTGAGGGGCCAGTGGAGGAGGAGAGCCGGGGAGGGGGCCGGAGGGCTGGGGGTCCTCCCCACCGCTCTGCTCAGATGCGCCGCCGCAGCGACCGCTTTGCCACCAGTCTGCGCAATGAGATCCAGCGGCGCAAGGCCCAGCTGCAGAAGAGCCGGGGCCCTGGGGCACCTCTGCCTGGTGAGGAGCCagtggaggagactgaggagcCCCCTGAGAGCAGTGTACTGCCAGAGCggcctcctgccctgcctgagTGTCTCAGCCCCGCACCGAGTGAGGACAGCAGGAGCACCAACCGCTCTGCAGACCGGGGTATTCCCACCCCTGACCCAGTGCCAGCCCCCAAAGGGCCCCTGTCCCCTGAGCGAGTGGTGCCAACAGCCAGGGGCCGCTGGCGCTGGTCCCCGGAAaacaagctgcagcagcagcactcgTCCAGCCCCAGTGAACTGGAGGGCTAtggccagggcctggcagcCCGCAGCTCCCCACCACGGAGCAGTGACGAAGCTGTCCTGCTGCCCTTCGCTGACCGCCGCCGGTTCTTTGAGGAGAGCAGCCGACCGGCACCACCCCGGTACAGCAAGCCACCAGCAGGTGATCCTGGTGCCTTCCAGCCCCCTGGCCCTGAGCACCGCGATGTGCGCCGCCTCTCTGTGGACCAGCCCTACAGCCCCCCCTCACCCAGCcgccctggctctgctggcccCTATGCTGagtgctgccaggagcagccccactGTTACAAGCCGCTGGGGAGGCCAGGGGACCTGGATTACCTGCGGGGCTTCTCCTACCCCTATGGGGTTCCTCTGCGCCCTGAGCCCTGCCGCTACTGTGGAGGGGACCTGTGCCCACCACCGCTGCCCCGTGGCCGCACCTGCCGCTGTCACCCTGTGCCCTGGGTGCGCTGCCCTGACTGCTGCTGCCCGGCCCCCCATCCTGGGCGAGAGGAGAGTGATGCCTGGCCCCCCAGGAGAGCTTTTGCCTCG GAATTTCCTCAGGATGAGTGGGAACCACCTGCAATAACCAGGAAAGTCAGCCAGTCCATCAG CTACCCACTGGGTTTCCCAAGGCTTGGCCCATTCCACACCTGCCTTGAGAGCACCGAGCCAGAGTGGCCACCCTGCTACCGGGCCACATCCACGCATGACcttttgtgggatagtgaccgCCTGGCTCACGCCCCTGAGAGCCCCCCGGATCTGCTGCACCGCCCACTACGGGGAAGAGCCTTCTCTGAGAGCCACCTCAACCTGGAACCTTCCAGCCCCTGGGGCCGTGAGCAGAAGGACCTTTTCCGTGCCAAGCTCGACCCTCCCAGCATACCCAAAAAGAAGGGCCCCCCACCTCCCCGCCCACCTCCGCCCAACTGGGAGAAGTACAGGCAGCGCCGGGCATCCCAGCACCCTCCAGATGGTGCTGGGCATGGCTCTGTCTTCTCTGCTGCCCCAGTGCCAATCCACAGCATTGCTAAGGTAGTGAGGGAGCGGTCACAGAGCCTCACCGGGGAGCAGAAAGGCCAGTCCTGGGGGCACACTGCTCGTCCACCTGCTCCACCAGGTGCCTGGCCCCGACCTGAGCCACCCAGATCACTCCGCAGGACTCCTGGGCCCGATGCTGCCAACACTGAGATTTGCAG GGTGtcaggagctggggagaagTGGACAAAGATGAAGCAGTCCTGGGAGATGGAGGAGCAGCCCCAAAGGCTCATCCAGAaccaggagcagggctgtgccagtcCCCGTGGCAGGGGTGAGTGCTCCCTGTCCTTGCATTGTGGCTCTGGCCCTGCCCTGACCGAGGCACTCAAGCCCAGTTCTGGGGCAGTGGAAGGGGTgagctgccagggcagctggCCCCAGTCCCGCTGCATGGACTCCAAGGAACGGCTGTGGGACGTGGCTGTCAGGGACCATTCCCTGGCCAGTGCCCTGGCCCCCTTGGCTTCCCCTGGTACCACCGCTGAGGTGATGGGTGAGCTGCTGGTGACAGGGGAGCAACAGGCCTGGCGGAAGCGTCTCCAGCAGGACTGGCACctggaggccctggcacaggacag GCAAGGTTTTGAGCCCATCTCACCACCTCCCAGgagtgctgccagctccagtTCCTTCCCAGTGCACTGTGGTGTTGCAGTGGGCAAAGCTGAGCCACTCAACAAGGTAAAGGCACTGCCGGAGGTAGTGGAGGGGAGCtcggaggatgaggaggaggaggaggtggaccGTGAACTGGTGGAAAAGAAG ctgcagctgatCGACAGCCTGAGCCGCAAGCtggtggtgctgcaggaggcacaacgggggctgcaggaggacaTTAGCGCCAATGGGGCGCTGGGTGAGGATGTGGCTGCCCGCCTGCAAGCCCTCTGCACCCCAGGGGAGTTCGACAAGTACCGCCTCTTCGTGGGTGACCTGGACAAGGTGGTCAacctcctgctctccctctcGGGGCGCCTGGCCCGGGTGGagactgccctgggcagcctggggCCGCATGCCCCTGCTGAGGACAAG CTGGCCCTGCGGGAGAAGCAGCGGCTGctggtggcacagctggaggaTGCCAAAGAGCTGAAGGAGCACGTGGGGCGGCGGGAGGAGGCAGTGGGTGCCATGGTGGCGCGGTACCTGCCCGCCGAGCACCTCCAGGACTACCAGCACTTTGTCAAGATGAAGTCGGCCCTCATTACTGAGCAGCGGGAGCTGGAAGAGAAGATCAAgctgggccaggagcagctcaggtgcCTGCGTGAGAGCCTTGGCCAGGCCTCCAAGGACTGCTAG